GTGGGCGAGGCCATCGAGTCATCATCGGACTGCACGGCGTCGATGGTGCCCTTCTGCATGGCGCGGAACAGCTCGCCCGTGGGCACCAGCTGGTCGGCGTAGAAGAGCTCGATCTCCATCCGGTCGCCAGCGATCTTGTTGAACATCTGGATCGCCGGATCGATCACATGGGCGGCCAGCGCGGGGCCGGCGTAGGTCTGCATGCGCCATGTGATCTTGCCTTGCGCGAGGGCCGGGGTGGCCAGTGCTGCGGCGGGGGCGAGGGCTGCACCCTGAAGTAGCTTGCGTCTTGTTGTCATTTGTCTCTCTCCTGGTTGGCGGTTTTTTGAGGGGCGGCCCGCTGCCGGGCTCTTGTGATTGGTTACTTTCCGTAAACGTAATTGGGCAGCCACATGGCGATCTGCGGGAAGCACATGACAAGCACCAGCGCCAGAACCATCACGCAGACGAAAGGCAGGATGGAGGCGTAGATGTCGCGTAGGCCGATCTCGGGCGGGGCCATGGCGCGCATCAGGAACAGGTTGTAGCCGAAGGGCGGCGTCATATAGGCGATCTGCGTGGTGATCGTATAAAGCACACCATACCAGATCAGATCGAAGCCGAGCGCTTTCACGAGCGGCACGTAGAGCGGGGCGACGATCACAAGCATGGCGGTGTCGTCAAGGAAGGTGCCCATGACGAGGAAGCTCAGCTGCATCAGCACGAGGATCATCCAGGGATCAAGGCCGAGCTGCTCGGTGAAGAGGTTGTCGATCGCGCGCACCGCGCCGAGGCCGTCAAACACCGCGCCGAAGCCCAGGGCGGCGAGGATGATCCACATGAACATGCAGGAGATGGCGAGCGTCTGGCGCACGGAGGTTTCAAACACTTCTTTCGTCATGCGCCCCTTCAGCACGGCCGCCGCGAAGGCGGTGAGCGCGCCGATGGCGGAGCTTTCCACGAGCGAGGTCCAGCCGTTCACGAAGGGCACCATCATCGCGGCGAAGATCCCAAGCGGCAGCAGGCCAGCGCGCAGCAGGCGCAGCTTCTCGGCCATCGGCACCGCGCGGGCCTCTTCCTTCAGGGCGGGGCCCAGCTCGGGCTGGATGCGGCAGCGGATGTAGATATAGAGGATGAACATCGCCGCCATCATCAGCCCCGGCACGATCCCGGCGAGCCACAGCTGGCCCACGGGCTGGCGCGCGATCATCGCGTAAAGCACGAGGACGACGGAAGGTGGCACAAGAATGCCCAGGCTTGAGCCTGCCTGCACCACCCCCGTGACCATCCGCTTGTCATAGCCACGGCGCAACAACTCGGGCAGAGCAATCGTCGCACCGATGGCCATACCGGCCACGGACAGGCCGTTCATGGCCGAGATCAGCACCATCAGCCCGATCGTCCCGATGGCCAGCCCGCCGTTCACGGGGCCCATCCAGACGTGGAACATCTTGTAGAGATCATCGGCGATCTTGGATTCCGACAGCACGTAGCCCATGAAAATGAACATCGGCAGGGTGAGCAGCGGATACCATTTCATCAGCTTCATGGCGGAGGAGAAGGGGATGTCGGAGCCGCCCGTCCCCCAGAGCATCACGGCCGCCATGGAGGCCACGAAGCCGATGGCGCCAAACACCCGTTGGCCCGTGAAGAGCATCAGCATCATGGTGGAGAACATCAGGATGGCGATCATCTCGTAGCTCATCAGATCTCCTCCCCGCGGATGCGCGCCACATCCTTGATGAGTTCGGAGATGGCTTGCAGGAGCATGAGGAAGATGCCGAGACACATGATGATTTTGACGGGCCAGAGATAGGGGCGCCAGGCCGTGGGGCTGCGCTCGTTGTATTGAAGGGAGTAGCTGGTGCTATCGATCGCACCGTAGAGCAGCACGCCGAGGTAGAAGATCAGGCAGAACACGGTGAGCGCATCCACCTGCGCTTTGCGGCGATCGTTCCAGTTGCCGTAGAACAGATCCATCCGCACGTTGCTGCCGAGCTGGATCGAGTAGGGGCCGCCCATGATGTAATAGGTGACCATGGCAAACTGCGCCATTTCCAGCGTCCAGAGCGAGGGCAGGAAGAAGGTTTTCGAGATCGAGGACCACAGCAGGATTCCGATCATCACGAAGATGCCGTACATCATCACGCGGCCGATCCGGTAATTCACGGCATCGACGGTGCGGACATATCCGCGGGCGAAGCGCTTCATAGGGCCTCCGGTCTGTTCGCGTCGATGCGCATTTCGGTGAGGCTTGCGCTCAGCAGGCGGCTCAGGGCGTCGGCCACGTCGGCCTGGCTTTCCGGCGTGGCGATCAGATCATTGCGGATTTCCAGCATTACATTCAGCAGGCCGTTCAGGATGCCATGTTGCTTCAGCGTATGGGTCACGCCATCCGCCGGGCCGTAGGGCGCGTTGCGCTGGGTGTTCATCGGTGTGAAGCCGGGCGCGAGGGTGAGCATCTGGTCGGCAAGGCGGCTGTCCTCATCATGCAGGATGCCGAGCTCCACCGCGCGGGGGGTGCCATTGTAGGTAGGTGTGAAGGAATGCACGGTGACGAGCAGCGGCGGCTGGCGGAAGCTGCGCAGGGTTTCCTCCAGAAGGTCGCGGAAGGGCTCGTAATAGGTGCGCGTGCGCCGGGCGCGTTCTTCGCGGGTCACCGCGCCGTTTCCGGGCACGGTGAAACGCTCGCTGCGCGCGGGCATGGCGTCATGGGCATTGGGGGGGCGGTTGCAATCGTACACCAGCCGCGACACCGTGCTGATCACCAGCGGCGCATCCAGATTGCGCGCCATGCGGGCGGCCACGGGCAGGGCGCCGGGATCCCAGGCGATATGGCTTTCGCGGGCCTCGTCTTCCAGCCCCAGCCCGTCGAACTCGGCGGGGATCCGGCAGGACGCATGTTCGCAGACCAACAGGAACGGGCCCGCGCCTGTCGGATTCACAAGCGCCGCCGGCGCATTGCCCTGCGCGATCTCTTCCAGCTGTGTGACAGGTGTCGACAACCGACTCCACCCCCTTGAGCATTCCTTTTGAAGAGAATTCTTCACAAGGCTCTTTCCTGTCAACAAATTTTCTGGAAAGATTTTTTCAGAAAGATCCGTTATGAATGAAAACGCTCAAAAACCGGTCACCGGGGCCGGTTGCACCTAGGGAAGCCCGATGCCAGATCCCTCCGACACCATCGCCGAACGTCTGCAACAGGCCTATGACGCCCTAACCCGCGCCGAGCGCCAGCTGGCGGCGTCGATCCTTGAGAACTACCCGGTCTCGGGGCTGGGCACGATCACCACGGTGGCGCAGGCGGCAGGGGTCTCCACGCCCACGGTGGCGCGGATGGTGCAGAAGCTGGGCTACAAGGGGTTTCCTGAGTTTCAGGCCGAGTTGCGGCGCGAGCTTGAGGCCAAGATCTCGGATCCGATCGCCAAGCACGATACATGGGCCGGGCGCGCGCCCGATGCCCATATCCTGAACCGTTTCACAGAGGCAGTGAGCGGCAACATCCGCCAGACGCTGGCGCAGATCGACCCGGAGAGCTTTGATTCGGCCTGCGCGCTGCTCGCCGACACCGGGCGCGGTGTTTACGTGGTGGGTGGGCGCATCACGCGGGCCTTGGCGGATTACTTCTTCCTGCACACGCAGGTGTTGCGCCCGCGAGTGACGCTGATCCAGTCGATCTCAAACGCCTGGCCGCATTACCTGCTGGAGGTGGAGGAGGGCGACGTCGTGGTGATCCTCGATGTGCGCCGCTACGAGAACAGCACGCTCAAGCTTGCCGAAATGGCGGCGGCGCGGGGGGCGAAAATCATCCTGTTCACCGATCAATGGCGCTCGCCCGTCTCGCAATATGCCGATCACGTCTTCTCCTGCCGGATCGAGGTGCCTTCGGCCTGGGATTCGGGTGTGACGCTAATGCTTCTGCTGGAAACCGTAATCGCCGAGGTGCAAGAGCGCACCTGGCCCGAAACCCGCAAGCGCATGGAAGCGCTGGAAGACATGTTCGACCGGACGAAATTCTTCCGGAAGTTCACTTAAGGCCAGGTTGGCACAGGCAATGAAAAGGGGCCGCTTTGAGGCCCCTTTTTTCTTGATCTGGCTTGGGTCAGGCGCTTTCGCCCTGGGATTTGCGGTAGAGCTCCCAGGCGTCAAACTCACCCTCCTCGGTGATGCACACGCCGTATTGGTTGCCCTCCGGATCTTCGCGAATCTCGTAGACGCCGTTGCTCTCCACGCAGAACACGGCGGCGGGGTTCGCCAGATCGACCTGATCCACGTCGCGCGTCGAGTCGTTGCAGGCGGCCAGAGCCGCGAGGGCGGCGAGGGGGAGGGTCATTTTGTGCAGCATTTGATACCTCATCGGGAAATATTATTTCGCAATTGCCGGGGCTTGCCCCCCACCAGCATGGCGATCCGGCGCGAAGTTACCACCTTTTTTTCGTGCTTCCCCAAGGGAAGTTTGGGGCCGGGTTTCGGCCTTGTTTCCTTGAGCCGGCCCCGGTTCAAGGCCAGCGCGGATTTGCCTGAAAATCAGCAGTGGATTGAACGGTTTTTGAGCAGAGAGTGAAAAAATCCCTTGCCGAAACCGGTTTCGAAACAAAACCATTGGACAGCGAAACCGCTGCCAAAAGCGAAACCAAGATGCAACAGGAAGGGGTCGGCGTGAAACAGAGCCGCATCACCATCGCCGATGTCGCCGATGCGCTGGGCGTGACGAAGGGCACTGTCTCCCGCGCGCTCAACGGCTATTCCGACATCGCCGACAGCACGCGGCTCAGGGTGCAGCGCAAGGCGCAGGAGCTGGGCTATCGCCCCTTAAGCCATGCGCAGGCGATCCGCACCGGGCGGGTGCGCTCGATCGGGCTGGTGCTGCAGATCAACGCCCATGATGCGCAGCGCCCGTTTCTGGCCGATTTCCTGTCGGGCGTCACCAAGGGCGCGAGCGATGAGCACTGGACGCTCACCGTCTCCACCGCGGCTTCCGACACCGACATGCGCGACACGCTCACCCGCCTCGTGGAGGAGCGCAAGGCTGATGGGTTCATCCTGCCGCGCGCGTTGCGCCGGGATTACCGGGTGGAGCTTCTGCGCCGCCTTGAGGTGCCGTTCGTGCTCTATGGCCGCACCAATGATCTGACGGGCTGCCCATTTTACGACATCCGCGGCGAGCAGGCGATGGAGGAAGCTGTGCTGCGGCTGGCGGCCTTCGGGCACCGCCGGATCGGCTTCATCAACGGCGGACTGGAATATACCTATAGCGCCCTGCGGCTTGAGGGCTTCAAGGCCGGGCTTGCGAAAGCCGGCCTGATTTATCGCCCTGAATACATTCAGGAAGATGCCGTGACCGTGGCGCAGGGCCATGCGGCGGGCGAGCGCCTGCTGGGGCAAGCCGAGCCGCCCACGGCGATTGT
The sequence above is drawn from the Pseudoruegeria sp. SHC-113 genome and encodes:
- a CDS encoding TRAP transporter large permease subunit: MSYEMIAILMFSTMMLMLFTGQRVFGAIGFVASMAAVMLWGTGGSDIPFSSAMKLMKWYPLLTLPMFIFMGYVLSESKIADDLYKMFHVWMGPVNGGLAIGTIGLMVLISAMNGLSVAGMAIGATIALPELLRRGYDKRMVTGVVQAGSSLGILVPPSVVLVLYAMIARQPVGQLWLAGIVPGLMMAAMFILYIYIRCRIQPELGPALKEEARAVPMAEKLRLLRAGLLPLGIFAAMMVPFVNGWTSLVESSAIGALTAFAAAVLKGRMTKEVFETSVRQTLAISCMFMWIILAALGFGAVFDGLGAVRAIDNLFTEQLGLDPWMILVLMQLSFLVMGTFLDDTAMLVIVAPLYVPLVKALGFDLIWYGVLYTITTQIAYMTPPFGYNLFLMRAMAPPEIGLRDIYASILPFVCVMVLALVLVMCFPQIAMWLPNYVYGK
- a CDS encoding TRAP transporter small permease subunit, encoding MKRFARGYVRTVDAVNYRIGRVMMYGIFVMIGILLWSSISKTFFLPSLWTLEMAQFAMVTYYIMGGPYSIQLGSNVRMDLFYGNWNDRRKAQVDALTVFCLIFYLGVLLYGAIDSTSYSLQYNERSPTAWRPYLWPVKIIMCLGIFLMLLQAISELIKDVARIRGEEI
- a CDS encoding N-formylglutamate amidohydrolase, producing the protein MSTPVTQLEEIAQGNAPAALVNPTGAGPFLLVCEHASCRIPAEFDGLGLEDEARESHIAWDPGALPVAARMARNLDAPLVISTVSRLVYDCNRPPNAHDAMPARSERFTVPGNGAVTREERARRTRTYYEPFRDLLEETLRSFRQPPLLVTVHSFTPTYNGTPRAVELGILHDEDSRLADQMLTLAPGFTPMNTQRNAPYGPADGVTHTLKQHGILNGLLNVMLEIRNDLIATPESQADVADALSRLLSASLTEMRIDANRPEAL
- a CDS encoding MurR/RpiR family transcriptional regulator, with protein sequence MPDPSDTIAERLQQAYDALTRAERQLAASILENYPVSGLGTITTVAQAAGVSTPTVARMVQKLGYKGFPEFQAELRRELEAKISDPIAKHDTWAGRAPDAHILNRFTEAVSGNIRQTLAQIDPESFDSACALLADTGRGVYVVGGRITRALADYFFLHTQVLRPRVTLIQSISNAWPHYLLEVEEGDVVVILDVRRYENSTLKLAEMAAARGAKIILFTDQWRSPVSQYADHVFSCRIEVPSAWDSGVTLMLLLETVIAEVQERTWPETRKRMEALEDMFDRTKFFRKFT
- a CDS encoding DUF333 domain-containing protein, which codes for MTLPLAALAALAACNDSTRDVDQVDLANPAAVFCVESNGVYEIREDPEGNQYGVCITEEGEFDAWELYRKSQGESA
- a CDS encoding LacI family DNA-binding transcriptional regulator; protein product: MKKSLAETGFETKPLDSETAAKSETKMQQEGVGVKQSRITIADVADALGVTKGTVSRALNGYSDIADSTRLRVQRKAQELGYRPLSHAQAIRTGRVRSIGLVLQINAHDAQRPFLADFLSGVTKGASDEHWTLTVSTAASDTDMRDTLTRLVEERKADGFILPRALRRDYRVELLRRLEVPFVLYGRTNDLTGCPFYDIRGEQAMEEAVLRLAAFGHRRIGFINGGLEYTYSALRLEGFKAGLAKAGLIYRPEYIQEDAVTVAQGHAAGERLLGQAEPPTAIVCAVDMAALGLYQAIRAAGQEPGRDVSVIAYDGVPEGAYATPPLTTFAVDSRRAGERLARLLITRIRGGHPDTLREFDTAQLVVRGSDGPPPRPDFTT